One region of Oncorhynchus keta strain PuntledgeMale-10-30-2019 chromosome 24, Oket_V2, whole genome shotgun sequence genomic DNA includes:
- the LOC118402995 gene encoding eukaryotic elongation factor 2 kinase-like isoform X2 yields MEDELIFSMDEVGSAQRNPLQQRTPDQRAPSLSNAYDSDEDDYYICPITDDPVSQAEDICGYLKNLVHSKQLSNSPKNSFSYKNETEKEIPQQSVGFGAFSDNARAVWKRAIEKAKAMPDPWAEFHLEEVKTEPCIRYRYNAITAAWSQDTVHIKVSGQPFGRGAMRECFRTKKLSNFSHSSNWKCACNYVTKRYMEPVDRDVYFEDVRLQMEAKLWGEEYNRHRPPKQVDIMQMCVIEMMERPGKPLYHLEHYIEGKYIKYNSNSGFVKDDNIRLTPQAFSHFSFERSAHQLIVVDIQGVGDLYTDPQIHTERGTDFGDGNLGVRGMALFFHSHLCNKICKSMGLTPFDLSTAEKSHLDCTNTLLSAQTVLRGSEEQCGFTRFRTISGGRVPPLLSHLSETSSGDDSMSDISDSIPCSPLAFPGSPLGQHFSMGSMGRSPLGWSFINEMDEREKHNRSHSPEHKDSENGGDSGCPSERRSEGDPTDHADGARPHRYNRYYSESDEDSVRRLTDDKWSVYHSSRSHVHRPSCVAVEMERLDSLILERKIGKSILGKVHLAMVHYHEAGRFCDKEEQWDQDSAMYHLERAAMCGELAAIVALGQCYLQLPHHILSEMELEDNSGSRMKGFKFLLQAAEAGHRSCMILVARAFDTGINLSPDRSQDWKEAMRWYNCALNMTDYDEGGEFDGMQDEPCYQLLAREAEMYQEGGHSLDPDPQRAGDLFTKAADSAMEAMKGRLANQYYMKAEEAWGMMEEEE; encoded by the exons ATGGAGGATGAACTGATATTCAGTATGGATGAGGTGGGCAGTGCCCAACGTAACCCACTGCAACAGAGGACCCCTGATCAACGGGCCCCATCTCTAAGTAACGCTTACGATAGCGACGAGGACGACTACTACATCTGTCCAATCACAGACGACCCTGTCAGCCAGGCCGAAGACATCTGTGGCTATTTAAAGAATCTCGTCCACAGCAAGCAGCTGTCTAACTCCCCCAAAAACTCCTTCTCCTACAAG AATGAAACggagaaagaaattccacaacaGTCTGTCGGGTTTGGGGCGTTTTCTGACAATGCACGG GCGGTGTGGAAAAGAGCCATAGAGAAGGCCAAGGCCATGCCTGACCCATGGGCTGAGTTTCACCTGGAAGAAGTCAAGACAGAGCCATGCATACGATACAG GTACAATGCAATCACGGCGGCATGGTCTCAAGATACAGTGCACATCAAGGTTTCTGGCCAG CCTTTTGGACGCGGGGCCATGAGGGAATGCTTCAGAAC GAAGAAGCTGTCTAACTTCTCCCATAGTAGTAACTGGAAGTGTGCGTGTAACTATGTGACGAAGCGCTACATGGAGCCTGTGGACAGGGATGTGTACTTTGAGGATGTCAGGCTGCAGATGGAGGCCAAACTCTGGGGAGAAGAGTACAACCGCCACAGGCCACCCAAACAG gtGGACATCATGCAGATGTGTGTGATTGAGATGATGGAGCGTCCAGGTAAACCTCTGTACCACCTGGAACACTACATAGAGGGGAAGTACATCAAATACAACTCCAACTCTGGCTTCGTCAAGGATGACAACATCAGGCTCACTCCACAG GCATTCAGTCACTTCTCGTTTGAACGTTCGGCCCACCAGCTGATCGTGGTGGACATCCAGGGGGTGGGGGACCTCTACACGGACCCTCAGATCcacacagagagggggacagacttCGGAGACGGAAACCTGG gtgtGCGGGGCATGGCACTGTTCTTCCACTCCCACCTGTGTAATAAGATATGTAAGAGTATGGGGCTCACACCCTTTGACCTCTCCACTGCAGAGAAAAGCCATCTAGACTGCACCAACACACTGCTG TCGGCCCAGACGGTACTGAGGGGTAGTGAGGAACAGTGTGGTTTCACTCGTTTTCGTACTATATCAGGGGGCCGTGTGCCCCCACTTCTCTCCCACCTGTCAGAGACCTCGTCTGGGGATGACTCTATGAGTGACATAAGTGACTCCATCCCCTGCTCGCCCCTCGCCTTCCCCGGCTCTCCACTAGGACAGCACTTCTCTATGGGCTCCATGGGCAGGTCTCCTCTGG GTTGGTCTTTCATAAATGAGATGGATGAACGGGAGAAACACAACCGCAGCCACAGCCCAGAACACAAG GACTCAGAGAATGGAGGAGACAGTGGTTGTCcaagtgagaggaggagtgaaggggACCCAACCGACCATGCAGATGGG GCCCGCCCCCACCGCTACAACAGATACTACTCTGAGTCGGACGAGGACAGTGTGAGACGG ctGACAGATGATAAATGGAGTGTCTACCACTCGTCTCGTTCTCATGTCCACCGGCCATCCTGTGTTGCTGTGGAGATGGAAAGACTTGACTCGCTGATCCTGGAGAGGAAGATTGGCAAGTCCATCCTGGGGAAG GTGCACCTGGCGATGGTGCATTACCACGAGGCTGGTCGGTTCTGTGACAAGGAGGAGCAGTGGGACCAGGACTCAGCCATGTACCACCTGGAGAGAGCCGCCATGTGTGGGGAACTAGCGGCTATCGTTGCCCTGGGACAGTGTTACCTACAGCTGCCACACCATATACTGTCAGAGATGGAGCTAGAG GACAACTCAGGGAGCCGTATGAAGGGCTTTAAGTTCCTTCTGCAGGCTGCTGAGGCAGGACACAGATCCTGCATGATCCTGGTGGCCAGGGCCTTCGACACCGGCATCAACCTCTCACCAGACAG GTCCCAGGACTGGAAGGAGGCGATGAGATGGTACAACTGTGCCCTGAACATGACAGACTATGATGAGGGGGGCGAGTTTGACGGCATGCAGGACGAGCCTTGCTACCAGCTGCTGGCCAGAGAGGCTGAGATGTACCAGGAGGGGGGCCACAGCCTGGACCCAGACCCTCAGAGAGCAG gTGATCTGTTCACAAAGGCAGCAGACTCAGCCATGGAGGCGATGAAGGGCCGACTGGCCAACCAGTACTATATGAAAGCAGAGGAGGCCTGGGGcatgatggaggaagaggagtag